TCCTGAAAACTTCACTCGCATAAACGCAGAAAATTGAGAACACAAtggttgatttgttttttgaaatgttttcgtttatattttataatgcttttttttttgtttttttatttttgtcgtatatagtttttgttgtgtgtgtgtttgtaattgtagtaattaatttaataatacatttttttaagttaatttaattaatttagtttatcgtagttttacataaatacattaagTGTGCTAAATAATTTGtcaatttctatatattcGGATCCctctatatacacatatatattaattatttagttattagcTTGATGAATGAATGTACGAATGTTTTCTCCATCCTATTTAGTTCGCTATGGTGTTGAAttcgttttaaatttaaatttaggtGTATCTTTTGCCTGGCTAGAAACTAATAGCTACAATTACAGTTAGGGGGAGGGGCGTGAccttcatttatatatatatatatatatatatatatatatatatatatatatatattgtatatatttaatatttttttaattaatatatcacaTTGAATTTGAAAGTGTTTTTTGCAACATTTCTAGTAATTGTTATATggtaatagtaataataataataataatgatttaataataagcCTATAAATATgttctgtatgtatgtaagtgtgtgtgtgtgtgtaaatgcgtgtgtgtctgtgtacaCAACAAACGACACTTGAACACCGAAGGCGCATGTGAAAAGAAATGCCTACGAAAAAGtctttttctgttgttgtctcacacacacacatagtatgtttgtgtgtgcgtgtgtttgtgttgtgagCAGCTTCAAGATGGCCGCCCTTGCGCAGGAACCGTTGAGCGAGTAAGTGAGAGGGGgagagcgagacagcgagATAGCTTACACCAGGAAAGCTTGTCCACTGTTCTTATTGGTGCTGCCAACTTCGCCGCCAGCAgctgcctgttgctgctgctgctgttgttgttgttgctgctgctgttgttgttgttgttgttgttgttgtgctgcagctgcggaAGTGGAAGCCTGAGCTGTTGACTGTGTGCTGGTGCTAGCCTGGCTGAGTCCGCTTCCACTGCGCAAATGCACAGGCGCTGTGGATGTTGCAGGCGCTGAGGCAGCCGCTGCTGGGGCACGGAACTGTGGCTGCAAcagacgctgctgctgctgctggcgtgcCAATTGCTGCAGCTGATGAGCCTGCATCTGCTGTGAATGCGGATGCGCATGATGCAACATTCCACTGGGCATCATGGACAACGCCTCGTGCTGATCATAGGCGCTGTACTCCGACTCGATGCTGTGATAGATGTGCTCCGAGGGCGGGCGCATGGCCATCGACTCGACAACAGGTCGCATGGGGCGTGGCGAGGGTGTCGCAGTGGTTGCCGACGAGTAGTTGGCCTCCATGTCCTCGGTGCAGTAGTAGGCAGGAGGTGGCGGGGCCTGGCGGAAGATCAGACCGGGCGAGACGGGCTGCTTGAAGCGTTCGTGGTGATCCAGGGTGTAGTTGTTGCCGCGGGGGGAGAGCTCAATGGGGATGGCATAGCGCAGCTTCTCCCAGAAGTAGCGATCGCAGGTGAGCAGGCGATTCGATGGCACCGACTTCAGGTAGGGCGCCAACTCGGCGACATCTTCGGCCTCGCTGGACACGCTCGTCTCCTCGATGATGACCAGTTTCTGGGCGAGACCGCGCAGCGCCTCGTGGAATGCATTGCGGAACTCGACGCGTTGCCACTCGGTGGCCAACAGATGACGTGTGAGCACTAGGATAATCTTCCTGGAAGCGCGTGCTCCCTCGACCAGCTGCAGATGACTCGCCTGAGGTGGCAGATCGCGTTGCTGGATGCAGAGACGGAAGGGTGGACGACCGTGCTCCAGCTCGGCGGCAATGTTGCGGCACACAAACTCGTAATCCTTCTCCGAGTGCAGAATGATGGCGTCGTACAGCTTGCCGGCATCCTCGAAGCGAGGTTCACACACCCGAACGCCGTAGTGGGCAAAAAGCCACATGCGCACGCTCTCGCGGAAGACAAAGACGATGATGAGCACCACGACGAGGAAGATGAGCACGAGCACAGCGGCGAGCAGGGGCAAGCGATAGCCATTGGTCAGATCCTGAGCGGAGCTAATGTTGCTGGCACTCGCATCGAGCAGCTCCGAGCAATCGCTGCTGGGGAGCTTCTCCTGTCCCAAGCCGAGCAGCTCGAGCTCCCGCTTGATGCCTGCATCCACGCAATAGATGTCTGCCACATCGCGCACCACCAGAGCGTTGTCTGCAACAAACTGGACGAGTTCGCGCAGCTGCTGGCAACGACAACTCCACGCATTGCGACCGAGAGTGAGTCCCTGGAGATTGTTGCGGTACTGCAGATTCGAGAGCTGTTGCAGTGGCAGCACGCTCAACCGATTGTTGTCTAGTCGCAGCAATTGAAGCGACACCAGCGGCTCGAATGTGGCATTGCCAATGAGCGTCAGCTGATTGCCCTGCAGATGCAACTCACGCAGCAAAGTCAAAGAACGGAATGTATCCGCATCCAAAGTGGTGAGCTTGTTGTGTTCCAGGTGCAGGACGCGCAGATTGGGCAACTGGGCGAGGCTGCCCGGCTCGAGTTGTTGCACGTTCGAGTCGTTGAGATAGAGCGTGTGCAGATTGCGTTGTCCGCTCAAATGCGAAGCCTGCAGCAGTGGCAAGTTGTTGCCATCCAAGAACAAGACGTTGACATCCTGTGGCAGACGTGGTGGCAGGTTGATCAGATCCATTTTGCCGCAGTCGACAATGTTGCTCGACCAGTTGGCGTCGTGgaagcagctgcagttgttaGGGCAAATCATCTCGCAGTCGCAACTCTCGTACTCGCAgcagtggcatgtggcagggCAATGCGAATCGTATTTGCACACGAAGTCAGCGGCTGTGAGATGCGACAGTTGACGCACTGGCGCCTGGCGACTGTGTGGCATGAGGCACTCAATGTTGCCCAGATCGACGACTCGCGGATGCTGCTGTGTGGTCAGGTTGTTGATGCGTTGCAGCCACTCCATCGAACAGTCGCACTCAAAGGGATTTCCACCAAGGTAGAATTCGGGCAGGGGTTTGTCCTGTGCCACAGGTGCCACACGCAGCGCGTTCAGGTTGAGCTTGGACAGCACGTTGGCGTAGAGATCGACGCGAGCCAACCGTGTCTTGTCCACAAAACTGTTTGGCTGAATCTggctgatgatgttgttgttgatgaacAACAACTCAATCGAGTTGGGAACCGAGTTCGGGGAGATTTCCGTAATGCGATTGTGACTGGCGTCTAAGGTGCTGACTCGGAGTTCCTCCTGCAGTTTGTAGTAGTTGCCCAGGGCTTCAATGTAGTTGCCGTGGATGTCCAGCCACTTGAGGTTGGACGGGATGAAGGCGTAGTCGAACCACACCAAATGATTCTCGGACAGATTCAACCAAAGCAGCGAAGCGAGTGTGGCAAAGATTCCATTGATGTCGGTGAGGAAGTTCTTATCCAAACGAATCGCTTCGATTTCCGTGTTGCGATCGAAGGCGCCACGCTCGATGCTCTGAATGCGATTCTTGGCCAGATTCAAGACACTCAAACGGGGCAGCTGCTGGAACATGCCCACGGTGATGTTGCCAATGCGGTTGTCGATCAATCGCAGACCCGTCAGCTGATTCAGATTGTTGAAGGTGCCGTTCTTAAAGTCCGAGATCTGATTCTCTCCCAAATCGAGTGTCTTCAGCATGCTCAAGTCCTGCACTGCTTCGGGCACCTCGAGCAGCTGATTGGAGCTCAGATCCAGTTCCTTGAGGTCGGAGCAATTGCGGAAGGCCTGAGACTCGACGATGCTGATCAGATTGTTGTTCAGCGTCAGTTTGGTGAGCACAAACAAACCGTTGAAGATGCGGTTGTCCAAAGTGTGCAGTCGGTTCTCGGCCAGGTTTAAGGTGTGCAGATTGTAGAGGGGCAGGAAGGCGCCCTCCTCGATGTGGCCAATGGAATTGTTGCGCATGTCGAGAATCTGCAGGAAGTACAACTCCTTAAAGGTCTTGGCACCAATGCGAGTCAGCGCGTTATTCGAAAGATTCAAGACAATCAGGCGAATCAGGCCAGCGAAGGTGTTGTTATCCACATGATGACTGGTCAGCTGATTGGCAGAGAGATCGAGCACGAGCAGCTGATCGAGACGATGGAGCAGACCCTTAGGCAGATCGTAGAGATCGTTGTGGTGCAGATGCAACTCGCGCAACTCCTTGTTGCCGGCAAACGAATCCGCGGGCAACGACTCCAGATGATTGTGCGACAAGTTGAGCACACGCAGCGAACTGAGACCAGCCAAAGAATTGGCCGAGATCGTGCTAATATTGTTGTGTTGCAAGCTCAGAGTCTGCAGGCGACGCAGCCGAGAGGCGCCCCACGCATCGGGCAGCGAACGCAGCTCGTTGTGCGACAAATCGAGCAGTTGCAACTCGGAGCCGCCACTCACAGCGCCATTGGGCGAGCCGAGGCACAGTTTCTCGGAGAAACCCAAATACTCCGCGGCGCGAATGCGATTCTGGGTGAGATTGAGCAGCTGCAGGCCGGGCATGTTGCACCACACTCCCTCGGGCAGTTGCCGCAAATTGTTGTCGGCCAAATGCAGTTCACTCAGATCGCGCAGACCGTGGAACGATTGAGCGTGCAGCTCGAGCGTCTTGCCGGGTCCCCAGAGCGCATTGTGCGTCTCCAGCTGCAGCTTCTTGAGCGACATGAGACCCTCGAAGGCATTTGGGGGCACGCGTTGCAACTTGCAGGCATCCACACGCAGCTCGGCAAGCTTCTGCAGCTTCTTGAACAGACCGTTGCTCAGTTCGCTAGCGTGCAGCAAATCGGCGCTGCACTGCAGCTCGAAGCGATTCGCTGTCTCCGCCACTTGGAGATCGAGCGCAGCGCCCATGTCCAAGGCTCGCACATTGCACTTGATGTCCATTGTGGTGCGCACAAATTCCCAGGCGCACTGCTGCGCatgcgtcgctgtcgccgttgctgccagcagtagcagcagcagcaacaggcgtGCTTTTGTaactgtagttgttgttgttgtcgtcgacatgtttcgttttgtttcgtcAAGTCGCGAAAGTGGAACTTTTGCTTGGACTTTTTTTTGCTAGCGTTTACACTGCTATGTGGAGGACTTTTTTGAAGAGAGGgggaatttttgttttgttcaaaCGTATTTCACTTTCTGGTTTTCATATTTGAtcgcttttttgcttttgctttgtcgCGTAAACCGTAATCCTTaaagttgtagttgtgttgtaattgttgcGTGTATTTTGTTGCGTGCACTCAGCGATTTAAATGGTCAAGCACTTGGTAGtaatttctttgctttttgcttatACTATTTTTCGTTGGCACTTTAAAATCGTTTGCGTTGCGATTTGCGTTTCTTGTTTTTGCCGGAGCTCGTTTTCTTAAAACATGTTAACCGCCTCGCGTTTCAACTCAAACTGATTGCTGAAGTTGCACGCAGGCGACTCCGTTGGCTcgttgaaaatgtttttacgACCGACGACGGCAGCACAGCAACGACGCCGCACACCGACACGCTCATAGACACAGACACCGACACCGACACCGACACAAACAGCGACACAggcacagacacagacatcGACACGGCAAGCAGACAGACAatatgcttgtgtgtgtgcgtgtcagTTCGTGCTCGCTATTGCACTCACACAGCACTCACATGCACATGCATTCGCTCTCTTACATACTCGCGCTCTTTGCGCTCCCACACACAGGCAGCGACGCCACTGAACTGCCGCAGCTAGCGTCGACGTCGCGACATTGTCGTCGGAGTGCATTTCCTGCATGTTGTCCGCATAGGCAAAGCATATGCAGTTCAGCAACATGCATGtgcgctctctcactctctttctctctatcacacatactcgcacacacacatgcagttTAGTCACACACACGCTGTACAGCTGAGAGCAAACTGGCTCTCGCTCTCACCAAAAAAGTAGGGGAAATGTTGCACACATGCTTAGACTCTCACATACACTGCTCTTGTTGCTTAACCCTCAATCTCTGTTCACagtgtattttttctttcatacTGTTTGTGCTGCTCGATGAGATTCAACTGCAAAACGATCGTcacgaaaacaaatttatttttttgctgctcttttcGAAGCGATTGACATTAATTAGTTGAGCTATAAAAAGTATTAAGCTGAGATTAGCGAGATGTTTTCTTCTTCATAGTTGATACTCCGTTCTTATCTGGCTCTTGGGAATTGTTGTTACTTTAAAGTATGAGacgaatatttatatttttatagatcGCTGATCATTAAACGAATTGTTAATGAGGGCGCCAAATGTGTCAAACTTTAACAACTCGTTAAAAGaattataagaaattatactttacatattacaaattaaCAGAAGTGCGATAACAGTGCGAtcgttttttattattatattatttttatgagctTAACccattttattcttgattttggTTGTATAAGAAATGTTATGAAGTTTTTAATGTAAAGTTCTTTTTTATCATTAAATAGTGAATAGTATTGAAgtaatattcatttgttttcattttgatgtTTTATAGTAAACGcatataaaaactaaaattgtgtaaaaatttagaattaatttaaaaagatcgaaataaaataaaaacaaaggaGTTATAATATGCGAATGTCTactatatttaagaatatctGGATTCGTaaaaagttcaaatatttaaagccaTTTATACATGTATAAAtgagaaaatatatgtacatatatataaaagtagaTTTGGTTTTTTATATCAATCGACCTTAATGACCTTGCatagcaaataattttattttctaaatatgaaatattttaatgaatgcaTGTTTGCCCTGAAAAATGTTGCACTTCAAAACTTATTGACGCGAAATTGGATGATAACTACTTAGAAAATTATTCAA
This is a stretch of genomic DNA from Drosophila albomicans strain 15112-1751.03 chromosome 3, ASM965048v2, whole genome shotgun sequence. It encodes these proteins:
- the LOC117568945 gene encoding toll-like receptor 7, which translates into the protein MSTTTTTTTVTKARLLLLLLLLAATATATHAQQCAWEFVRTTMDIKCNVRALDMGAALDLQVAETANRFELQCSADLLHASELSNGLFKKLQKLAELRVDACKLQRVPPNAFEGLMSLKKLQLETHNALWGPGKTLELHAQSFHGLRDLSELHLADNNLRQLPEGVWCNMPGLQLLNLTQNRIRAAEYLGFSEKLCLGSPNGAVSGGSELQLLDLSHNELRSLPDAWGASRLRRLQTLSLQHNNISTISANSLAGLSSLRVLNLSHNHLESLPADSFAGNKELRELHLHHNDLYDLPKGLLHRLDQLLVLDLSANQLTSHHVDNNTFAGLIRLIVLNLSNNALTRIGAKTFKELYFLQILDMRNNSIGHIEEGAFLPLYNLHTLNLAENRLHTLDNRIFNGLFVLTKLTLNNNLISIVESQAFRNCSDLKELDLSSNQLLEVPEAVQDLSMLKTLDLGENQISDFKNGTFNNLNQLTGLRLIDNRIGNITVGMFQQLPRLSVLNLAKNRIQSIERGAFDRNTEIEAIRLDKNFLTDINGIFATLASLLWLNLSENHLVWFDYAFIPSNLKWLDIHGNYIEALGNYYKLQEELRVSTLDASHNRITEISPNSVPNSIELLFINNNIISQIQPNSFVDKTRLARVDLYANVLSKLNLNALRVAPVAQDKPLPEFYLGGNPFECDCSMEWLQRINNLTTQQHPRVVDLGNIECLMPHSRQAPVRQLSHLTAADFVCKYDSHCPATCHCCEYESCDCEMICPNNCSCFHDANWSSNIVDCGKMDLINLPPRLPQDVNVLFLDGNNLPLLQASHLSGQRNLHTLYLNDSNVQQLEPGSLAQLPNLRVLHLEHNKLTTLDADTFRSLTLLRELHLQGNQLTLIGNATFEPLVSLQLLRLDNNRLSVLPLQQLSNLQYRNNLQGLTLGRNAWSCRCQQLRELVQFVADNALVVRDVADIYCVDAGIKRELELLGLGQEKLPSSDCSELLDASASNISSAQDLTNGYRLPLLAAVLVLIFLVVVLIIVFVFRESVRMWLFAHYGVRVCEPRFEDAGKLYDAIILHSEKDYEFVCRNIAAELEHGRPPFRLCIQQRDLPPQASHLQLVEGARASRKIILVLTRHLLATEWQRVEFRNAFHEALRGLAQKLVIIEETSVSSEAEDVAELAPYLKSVPSNRLLTCDRYFWEKLRYAIPIELSPRGNNYTLDHHERFKQPVSPGLIFRQAPPPPAYYCTEDMEANYSSATTATPSPRPMRPVVESMAMRPPSEHIYHSIESEYSAYDQHEALSMMPSGMLHHAHPHSQQMQAHQLQQLARQQQQQRLLQPQFRAPAAAASAPATSTAPVHLRSGSGLSQASTSTQSTAQASTSAAAAQQQQQQQQQQQQQQQQQQQQQAAAGGEVGSTNKNSGQAFLV